The Drosophila biarmipes strain raj3 chromosome 2L, RU_DBia_V1.1, whole genome shotgun sequence genome has a window encoding:
- the LOC108033487 gene encoding uncharacterized protein LOC108033487, producing MKVFALCSMLALLLAGAQSLPQNREGAAYTNEAIRQAQQTLLIPKDAQIQNVQEGIELGAYEQIPGNQRINLFEILGDQVPSEVINNLQSQVDQIGRN from the coding sequence ATGAAAGTGTTCGCGCTGTGCTCGATGCTCGCCCTCCTGCTGGCCGGCGCCCAGTCCCTGCCCCAGAACCGCGAGGGAGCCGCCTACACGAACGAGGCCATCCGACAGGCCCAGCAGACCCTGCTCATCCCCAAGGACGCCCAGATCCAGAACGTCCAGGAGGGCATCGAGCTGGGCGCCTACGAGCAGATCCCCGGCAACCAGCGCATCAACCTCTTCGAGATCCTGGGCGACCAGGTGCCCTCCGAGGTGATAAACAACCTGCAGTCCCAGGTCGACCAGATCGGTCGCAACTGA
- the LOC108033299 gene encoding ribosome biogenesis protein WDR12 homolog has translation MDVENGEGQVQVHLKTKQEHYAVPDVPYAIDGTVTTAELNTFVNALLRQKDGSSETDFDFLVFDEYLRGRLCDHLREKAISFEDAIEVEYVERFPAPEPQDCLLHDDWVSAVKASGKWILSGCYDNTLNLWTNKGKHILTIPGHTAPIKAVDWISLDEETGRFVSTSQDQTAMLWQWSVASNSVECVSVCKGHERGVDSVSVSPDGQRFATGSWDTMLKVWSAEVEDAAEGTSKRMKESGVRTPKMTLQGHRESISAVQWMDATTLLTGSWDHTLKVWDLSLEGIKTEISTNKSIFDASYSKLNRLILTASADKNLRLYDARTNQGSVVRNTYLGHNAWVQSVMWSNTEEFLFVSGAYDNQNKLWDCRSPKAPLYDLLGHGEKVLDIDWSNPKYIVSGGADNTVRVFKSRKALAEDMETK, from the exons ATGGATGTGGAAAACGGCGAGGGGCAGGTGCAGGTCCACCTGAAAACCAAGCAGGAGCA CTACGCGGTGCCGGATGTGCCGTATGCCATTGATGGAACCGTCACAACCGCGGAGCTAAACACATTCGTTAATGCCCTTCTTCGTCAGAAAGATGGTTCCTCCGAGACAGACTTTGATTTCCTGGTGTTCGATGAGTACCTACGGGGCCGACTATGTGATCATCTGCGCGAGAAGGCCATCAGCTTCGAGGATGCCATCGAAGTGGAGTATGTGGAACGGTTTCCGGCGCCGGAGCCCCAGGATTGCCTGCTCCACGACGACTGGGTGTCGGCGGTGAAGGCCAGCGGCAAGTGGATCCTTAGCGGCTGCTACGACAACACCCTGAACCTGTGGACCAACAAGGGCAAGCACATCCTCACCATTCCCGGCCACACGGCGCCCATCAAGGCGGTGGACTGGATATCCCTGGACGAGGAGACCGGTCGCTTCGTGTCAACCTCACAGGATCAGACGGCCATGCTGTGGCAGTGGAGCGTGGCCTCCAACTCGGTGGAGTGCGTGTCCGTTTGCAAGGGTCACGAGCGCGGAGTCGATAGCGTCAGTGTGAGTCCGGATGGTCAGAGATTCGCCACCGGTTCCTGGGATACCATGTTGAAGGTGTGGTCAGCAGAGGTGGAAGATGCGGCCGAGGGCACATCCAAGCGGATGAAGGAGAGTGGAGTCAGG ACCCCGAAAATGACGCTGCAGGGCCATCGAGAGAGTATTTCCGCCGTGCAATGGATGGATGCCACTACTCTGCTCACTGGCAGCTGGGACCACACACTCAAGGTGTGGGATCTGAGCCTCGAGGGCATTAAGACCGAAATATCCACCAACAAGTCAATCTTTGATGCCAGCTACTCAAAGCTGAACCGGCTGATACTGACGGCCTCGGCGGACAAAAATCTAAGGCTCTACGATGCCAGGACAAACC AGGGATCTGTGGTTCGGAATACCTATTTGGGACACAATGCCTGGGTGCAAAGCGTTATGTGGTCCAACACGGAGGAGTTCCTCTTCGTCTCCGGCGCCTACGACAACCAAAATAAGTTGTGGGATTGCAGAAGTCCCAAGGCCCCACTGTACGATCTTCTAGGTCACGGCGAAAAGGTCCTGGACATCGACTGGTCCAATCCCAAGTACATTGTCTCCGGAGGAGCCGATAACACGGTGCGCGTCTTCAAATCCCGCAAGGCGTTAGCAGAGGACATGGAGACGAAGTAA